The following are encoded in a window of Methanorbis rubei genomic DNA:
- the gltA gene encoding NADPH-dependent glutamate synthase — MDRDAELRVTDFAEVDLGFTEAEVIAEAARCIQCKKPKCVNGCPVGIDIPAFIHACEMGEFREASRIIKKDNMLPAICGRVCPQETQCQGECVLGNKDTPISIGHLERFVADWERENGIETPVRLPPTGKRVAVVGSGPAGLSAAAELARFGHSVTLFEALHEAGGVLMYGIPAFRLPKDIVQTEIDQVKKLGAEVKTNHVVGRSVPVEELLGYDAVFLGTGAGLPYFMNLPGENLCGVYSANEFLTRVNLMGAASFPANDTPVKFGKRVVVIGGGNVAMDAARVARRMGAAVTLMYRRGEADMPARLDEVRHAKEEGVEFSCCTNPVRFVEGENRSVKGVEAIRMELGSPGDDGRSSFEPIEGSNFVVEADVVIEAIGQGPNPLLLRMLPDLARNQNGSVAVNCLGQTSIPTVYAGGDVATGAATVILAMGTAKDAARAIDKMLRKVPQF, encoded by the coding sequence ATGGATCGAGATGCAGAGCTTCGCGTAACAGACTTCGCCGAGGTGGATCTCGGATTCACCGAGGCCGAGGTTATAGCTGAGGCCGCCCGGTGTATTCAGTGTAAGAAGCCGAAGTGTGTGAACGGATGTCCGGTAGGAATTGATATTCCAGCGTTTATTCATGCATGCGAGATGGGTGAGTTCCGCGAGGCTTCACGGATCATTAAGAAGGACAACATGCTGCCTGCCATCTGCGGCCGCGTCTGTCCGCAGGAGACCCAGTGCCAGGGCGAGTGCGTGCTCGGCAATAAGGATACGCCGATTTCGATCGGTCACCTCGAGCGTTTCGTCGCTGACTGGGAGCGGGAGAATGGTATTGAGACGCCTGTCCGGCTCCCGCCGACCGGTAAGCGTGTTGCGGTTGTGGGTTCAGGACCGGCCGGTCTTTCGGCAGCCGCGGAGCTTGCACGGTTCGGTCACTCGGTGACTTTGTTTGAGGCGCTGCACGAGGCGGGCGGAGTTTTGATGTATGGTATTCCAGCGTTTCGTCTGCCAAAGGATATCGTGCAGACCGAGATTGATCAGGTGAAAAAACTTGGTGCAGAGGTAAAGACGAATCATGTGGTAGGCCGGAGTGTGCCTGTTGAGGAGCTGCTCGGCTACGATGCGGTTTTCCTTGGAACGGGAGCCGGGCTGCCGTACTTCATGAATCTTCCGGGAGAAAATCTCTGCGGCGTTTACTCGGCAAATGAGTTTCTGACACGGGTGAATCTGATGGGTGCTGCAAGTTTCCCGGCAAATGATACGCCGGTGAAGTTTGGAAAGCGGGTTGTGGTGATTGGCGGCGGAAATGTTGCTATGGACGCAGCCCGTGTTGCCCGAAGGATGGGGGCGGCAGTGACGCTGATGTACCGCCGCGGAGAGGCTGATATGCCGGCGAGGCTGGATGAGGTCCGTCATGCGAAGGAGGAGGGCGTGGAGTTTTCCTGCTGTACGAATCCTGTTAGGTTTGTGGAAGGCGAGAACCGGTCGGTCAAAGGTGTTGAGGCGATCAGAATGGAACTCGGCAGTCCGGGAGATGATGGCCGCAGTTCGTTTGAGCCGATTGAGGGAAGCAACTTTGTGGTGGAGGCGGATGTGGTCATCGAGGCTATTGGTCAGGGACCAAATCCGCTGCTGCTGCGGATGCTGCCGGATCTTGCACGTAACCAGAATGGAAGTGTTGCGGTGAACTGTCTTGGCCAGACTTCGATTCCAACGGTCTACGCCGGAGGGGATGTTGCAACAGGGGCAGCAACGGTGATTCTTGCGATGGGGACGGCAAAGGATGCGGCCCGTGCGATTGATAAGATGCTGCGGAAAGTTCCGCAGTTCTGA
- a CDS encoding pentapeptide repeat-containing protein, producing MNAHRLFFQAVESSDYTEWNRWYTKYLRESDEGIMILLGQDFTGMDLSGACLRNFDLTAAVFAGASLAGADLCGAVIDEANFSGAVLTSANLSGVFAAFAVFHEADISLANLSGGDFTGADFTSANLRRCYAQRAVFTNADFRNADLCGVYARLADCEGADFSGADRFGAVFS from the coding sequence TTGAACGCCCACCGGCTTTTCTTTCAGGCAGTCGAAAGTAGTGACTACACTGAGTGGAATCGCTGGTACACCAAATATCTTCGCGAGTCTGATGAGGGGATCATGATCCTGCTTGGTCAGGACTTTACCGGCATGGATCTTTCCGGTGCATGCCTCAGGAACTTTGATCTGACCGCAGCGGTTTTTGCGGGGGCTTCTCTTGCGGGAGCTGATCTCTGCGGTGCTGTGATTGATGAAGCGAACTTTTCCGGCGCAGTTCTCACTTCTGCAAACCTGTCAGGAGTTTTTGCAGCGTTTGCGGTTTTTCATGAAGCAGATATTTCTCTGGCAAATCTTTCAGGCGGCGACTTTACCGGAGCCGACTTTACCTCTGCAAATCTTCGCCGCTGTTATGCCCAGCGTGCGGTTTTTACAAATGCGGATTTTCGTAATGCTGATCTCTGCGGTGTCTACGCACGGCTTGCGGATTGCGAGGGGGCGGACTTTTCGGGTGCTGATCGGTTCGGTGCCGTCTTTTCTTGA
- a CDS encoding sulfide/dihydroorotate dehydrogenase-like FAD/NAD-binding protein, producing the protein MYEIVKAHPLSEAVFEMWIRAPQVARNAQAGQFCIIHPDKAGERVPLTISGTDGDLIRLSFMAVGTTTKLLASLSAGDCLRDVVGPLGMPSDIAKGPETVVVVGGGVGVACTPIIAQAAKDAGNHVIGIIGARNKSLLILEDEMRAICDELFVTTDDGSYGIKGFASGPLQTLCESGRKIDKVWIIGPGMMMKVTSGVTKPFGIKTYVSLNPVMVDGTGMCGSCRVTVGGKMKFACVDGPEFDAHQVDWDDLLARQRMYVPEEKQSVEYHDAHHECRCRKVA; encoded by the coding sequence TTGTACGAGATAGTGAAAGCACACCCCTTGTCCGAGGCGGTTTTTGAAATGTGGATTCGTGCTCCGCAGGTTGCACGAAATGCACAAGCAGGACAGTTTTGTATCATTCACCCCGACAAAGCAGGCGAACGCGTACCCCTGACCATCTCTGGGACCGACGGTGACTTAATCCGTCTTTCCTTCATGGCAGTTGGCACAACAACGAAACTGCTTGCATCCCTTTCAGCGGGCGACTGCCTGCGTGACGTGGTAGGTCCCCTTGGCATGCCAAGCGACATTGCAAAGGGCCCAGAGACCGTAGTTGTCGTCGGCGGCGGCGTTGGCGTTGCCTGTACACCGATCATTGCCCAGGCAGCAAAAGATGCCGGCAACCATGTTATCGGCATTATCGGTGCGAGAAACAAGAGTCTGTTAATTCTTGAGGACGAGATGCGGGCAATCTGCGATGAACTGTTCGTCACAACCGATGACGGATCCTACGGCATCAAAGGATTTGCAAGCGGACCTCTTCAGACGCTGTGCGAAAGCGGAAGAAAGATCGACAAGGTCTGGATTATCGGCCCAGGCATGATGATGAAGGTAACAAGCGGCGTTACCAAACCGTTCGGCATCAAGACCTATGTTTCGCTGAATCCGGTAATGGTGGACGGCACAGGAATGTGCGGATCCTGCCGGGTTACCGTTGGCGGCAAAATGAAGTTTGCCTGTGTTGACGGCCCTGAGTTTGACGCTCATCAGGTCGACTGGGACGATCTTCTGGCACGCCAGCGGATGTATGTGCCTGAAGAGAAGCAGTCGGTCGAGTATCACGACGCTCATCACGAGTGCAGATGCAGGAAGGTGGCGTAA